In Rhodothermales bacterium, one DNA window encodes the following:
- the argB gene encoding acetylglutamate kinase: MSSTVIKLGGALLADSAALAAVWYGVAALNRNGPVVVVHGGGPQATALARRLGHEPRFVAGRRITTDLDLDIALWTMRGALNARLVASARATGLPAVGLSCIDGGLVRVERRPPRHVDGQTVDFGHVGDVTGSDPAVLEALLGAGFLPIVAPLCADGAGRVYNVNADTVALTLAEAAWADTLLLVAETGGVFRDPADAGSRLSGIDVRGFEAGVAEGWIAGGMRPKLEVGFEARRAGVPHVRVCAPDGIADPTAGTVLR, from the coding sequence ATGAGTTCGACTGTCATCAAACTGGGCGGGGCCCTCCTCGCCGATTCCGCCGCGCTCGCCGCCGTTTGGTACGGCGTGGCCGCGCTCAACCGCAACGGGCCGGTCGTCGTCGTCCACGGCGGCGGGCCGCAGGCGACGGCCCTCGCGCGGCGGCTCGGGCACGAGCCCCGCTTCGTCGCCGGCCGCCGCATCACGACCGACCTCGACCTCGACATCGCGCTCTGGACGATGCGCGGCGCGCTCAACGCCCGGCTCGTCGCTTCAGCGCGGGCGACCGGCCTCCCGGCCGTCGGGCTCTCCTGCATCGATGGCGGACTCGTCCGCGTGGAGCGCCGGCCGCCGCGCCACGTCGACGGCCAAACCGTGGACTTCGGCCACGTCGGCGACGTGACGGGCAGCGATCCGGCCGTCCTCGAAGCGCTCCTCGGTGCGGGCTTCCTCCCCATCGTTGCCCCGCTCTGCGCCGACGGCGCGGGCCGGGTGTACAACGTCAACGCCGACACCGTCGCCCTCACGCTCGCCGAGGCGGCGTGGGCCGACACGCTCCTGCTCGTCGCCGAGACGGGCGGCGTCTTCCGCGACCCCGCCGACGCGGGCAGCCGGCTCTCAGGGATCGACGTGCGCGGGTTCGAGGCGGGCGTCGCTGAGGGATGGATCGCGGGCGGGATGCGGCCGAAGCTCGAAGTCGGATTCGAGGCGCGGCGGGCGGGCGTCCCACACGTCCGCGTCTGCGCGCCCGACGGGATCGCCGATCCGACTGCTGGGACGGTGCTGCGCTGA
- the argG gene encoding argininosuccinate synthase: MSIVLAFSGGLDTSFCVPYLRETTGEEVHTVTVNTGGFGPDELAAVEQRALNLGAASHTTVDARAELFDRVLAYLIQGNVLRGGVYPLCVGPERVVQATVLVREAARLGATTVAHGSTGAGNDQVRFDTALRLLAETELSEPIEILTPIRSLGLTREASAAYLAERGVDVPAKTTAYSINRGLWGTTIGGRETHTPEGIVPESAWPDTVAPADAPDTPLRIEIGFEQGRPVSLDGEAFEPVALVEWLNAEGAAHGVGRGIHVGDTILGIKGRVAFEAPAALTLIAAHRELEKLVLTRWQQHHKAHLADVYGMLVHEGQYFDPVLRDVEAFFASSQQRVTGTVTVEWFKGAVRVLAASSPHSLFDAGVARYGETNALWDGRDAEGFTRIYGVQAYLAARATTADAAPSSDQHSAAHLLAFS, from the coding sequence ATGTCCATCGTCCTCGCCTTCAGCGGCGGCCTCGACACTTCGTTCTGCGTCCCCTATCTCCGGGAGACCACGGGCGAGGAGGTCCACACCGTCACCGTCAACACGGGCGGCTTCGGCCCCGACGAGTTGGCGGCCGTCGAGCAGCGCGCGCTCAACCTCGGCGCCGCGAGTCATACGACCGTCGACGCCCGCGCCGAGCTGTTCGACCGCGTGCTCGCCTACCTCATCCAGGGCAACGTCCTCCGCGGCGGCGTCTACCCGCTGTGCGTCGGGCCCGAGCGCGTGGTCCAGGCCACCGTGCTCGTCCGCGAGGCCGCCCGCCTCGGCGCGACGACGGTCGCCCACGGCTCGACGGGCGCGGGCAACGACCAGGTCCGGTTCGACACGGCGCTCCGGCTCCTCGCCGAGACGGAATTGAGCGAGCCCATCGAGATCCTCACGCCGATCCGCAGCCTCGGGCTCACGCGCGAAGCGTCGGCGGCGTACCTCGCAGAGCGCGGCGTGGACGTGCCGGCGAAGACGACGGCCTACTCCATCAACCGCGGCCTGTGGGGAACGACGATTGGCGGGCGTGAGACGCACACGCCCGAAGGCATTGTGCCCGAGAGCGCGTGGCCCGACACCGTCGCCCCCGCCGACGCGCCGGACACGCCGCTCCGCATCGAGATCGGCTTCGAGCAGGGCCGCCCTGTCTCGCTCGACGGCGAGGCGTTCGAGCCTGTCGCCCTCGTCGAGTGGCTGAACGCCGAGGGCGCCGCGCACGGCGTCGGCCGGGGCATCCACGTCGGCGACACGATCCTCGGCATCAAAGGCCGCGTGGCGTTCGAGGCCCCAGCCGCGCTGACGCTCATCGCCGCGCACCGCGAGTTGGAGAAGCTCGTGCTCACGCGGTGGCAGCAGCACCACAAAGCCCACCTCGCCGACGTCTACGGCATGCTCGTCCACGAAGGCCAGTACTTCGACCCCGTCCTCCGCGACGTCGAAGCGTTCTTCGCCTCCAGCCAGCAGCGCGTGACCGGGACCGTGACAGTCGAGTGGTTCAAAGGCGCCGTCCGCGTCCTCGCCGCCTCCAGCCCGCACTCGCTCTTCGACGCGGGTGTGGCCCGCTACGGCGAGACGAACGCGCTGTGGGACGGCCGCGACGCCGAGGGCTTCACGCGGATCTACGGCGTCCAGGCCTACCTCGCCGCCCGCGCCACCACCGCCGACGCCGCCCCATCCAGCGACCAGCACTCCGCCGCCCACCTCCTCGCCTTTTCCTAG
- a CDS encoding N-acetylornithine carbamoyltransferase: MPHLTSWSDLPDAVWDACLARALTHRQDRRWTDAARGKALGLLFFNPSLRTRTSMELAAAHLGAFPTVLTPGQGTWNLEWRDGVRMDADKAEHVREAIGVLSRYVDALGVRTFASLTDRDADLADAAFHAVVAASDVPVVNLESARWHPCQALADAAALSERFGGEVRGRRFVLSWAPHPSPLPRAVPNSALLMAARLGMDVVVARPDGFALDADVHALAAETAARCGGSVAETDDRDAAFAGAHVVYAKAWAGEAVYEDRGAEAARRTALDAWRVTERALAATDDGVFMHCLPVRREVVVDGAVLDGPRALHLLQAEYRLHAQKAILEWIWDLLPTAP; the protein is encoded by the coding sequence GTGCCGCACCTCACGAGTTGGTCCGACCTGCCTGACGCCGTCTGGGACGCCTGCCTCGCTCGCGCCCTCACGCACCGGCAGGACCGGCGCTGGACCGACGCCGCGCGCGGCAAAGCGCTCGGCCTCCTCTTCTTCAACCCGAGCCTCCGCACGCGGACCTCGATGGAACTCGCCGCCGCCCACCTCGGCGCGTTCCCCACGGTCCTCACGCCGGGGCAGGGCACGTGGAATCTGGAGTGGCGCGACGGCGTGCGGATGGACGCCGACAAGGCCGAGCACGTCCGCGAAGCCATCGGCGTGCTCTCGCGCTACGTCGACGCGCTCGGCGTGCGGACCTTCGCCTCGCTTACCGACCGCGACGCTGACCTCGCCGACGCCGCGTTCCATGCCGTCGTCGCAGCCTCCGACGTACCCGTCGTCAACCTCGAATCGGCACGGTGGCACCCGTGCCAGGCCCTCGCCGACGCGGCGGCGCTGTCGGAGCGCTTCGGGGGCGAGGTGCGGGGCCGGAGATTCGTGCTCTCGTGGGCGCCGCACCCGAGCCCGCTTCCGCGCGCCGTCCCCAACTCGGCCTTGCTGATGGCGGCGCGGCTCGGGATGGACGTCGTCGTTGCCCGGCCGGATGGCTTCGCGCTCGACGCCGACGTGCACGCGCTCGCCGCCGAGACGGCCGCCCGCTGCGGCGGCTCCGTCGCCGAGACCGACGACCGGGACGCGGCCTTTGCCGGGGCGCACGTCGTCTACGCGAAGGCGTGGGCCGGCGAGGCCGTGTACGAGGACCGCGGCGCCGAGGCCGCCCGCCGCACCGCGCTCGACGCGTGGCGCGTGACGGAGCGGGCCCTCGCTGCCACCGACGACGGCGTGTTCATGCACTGCCTGCCCGTCCGCCGCGAGGTCGTCGTGGACGGCGCCGTGCTCGACGGCCCGCGCGCGCTCCATTTGTTGCAGGCCGAGTACCGACTTCACGCGCAGAAAGCTATACTGGAGTGGATCTGGGACCTCCTTCCGACTGCGCCATGA
- the argC gene encoding N-acetyl-gamma-glutamyl-phosphate reductase: protein MTVDSSPLRVAVLHGAGYVGAELIRLLLAHPHADISAVTSRTFAGQPVAAAHPALRGVTDLAFVAPDAHSADDFDAAFVCAEHGQGAAAVSALRDAGFDGLIVDLSADHRLKDAALYPRWYGLDHPAPKRLAEAVYGLAEIHADAIAEARLVANPGCFATGLTLALCPLARHLDPLDAHVTALTGASGSGGRPSATTHFPSRDGNVRAYKVLAHQHLAEVQQLLGPSATVRFVPASGPWTRGIWGTAHVELPYGVTADDVAAWFADAYGAKPFVRLSPGVLPELLPVVGSPFCDLGWVVQDEHLVVGFALDNLLKGAASQAVQNLNLALGLPETAGLLPASPVLV from the coding sequence GTGACGGTCGATTCCTCTCCCCTCCGAGTTGCCGTCCTCCACGGCGCGGGCTACGTCGGCGCCGAGCTGATCCGCCTGCTCCTCGCCCATCCGCACGCGGACATCTCCGCGGTGACGAGCCGCACGTTCGCCGGGCAGCCCGTCGCGGCGGCGCACCCCGCGCTCCGCGGCGTCACCGACCTCGCGTTCGTCGCGCCCGACGCGCACAGCGCGGATGACTTCGACGCGGCGTTCGTTTGCGCCGAGCACGGGCAGGGCGCGGCGGCGGTGTCGGCACTCCGCGACGCCGGGTTCGATGGGCTCATCGTCGACCTCTCGGCCGATCACCGGCTGAAGGACGCGGCGCTCTATCCCCGCTGGTACGGGCTCGACCACCCCGCACCGAAGCGGCTGGCCGAGGCAGTGTACGGTCTCGCCGAGATCCACGCCGACGCGATTGCCGAGGCGAGGCTCGTCGCGAACCCTGGCTGCTTCGCCACGGGCTTGACGCTCGCCCTCTGCCCGCTCGCCCGTCACCTCGACCCGCTCGACGCGCACGTGACGGCGCTCACCGGCGCCTCAGGCTCTGGTGGCCGACCGTCCGCCACGACGCACTTCCCCTCGCGCGACGGGAATGTGCGGGCGTACAAAGTGCTCGCGCACCAGCACCTCGCCGAAGTGCAGCAACTCCTCGGGCCGAGCGCGACCGTGCGGTTCGTCCCCGCGAGCGGCCCGTGGACGCGCGGCATCTGGGGCACGGCCCACGTCGAGCTCCCGTACGGCGTGACGGCCGATGACGTCGCGGCGTGGTTCGCCGATGCCTACGGCGCGAAGCCGTTCGTCCGCCTCTCGCCCGGCGTGCTGCCCGAGCTGCTGCCCGTCGTCGGCTCGCCATTCTGCGACCTCGGCTGGGTCGTGCAAGACGAGCACCTCGTCGTCGGCTTCGCACTCGACAACCTGCTCAAAGGGGCCGCGAGTCAGGCGGTCCAGAACCTCAACCTCGCCCTCGGGCTGCCGGAGACGGCGGGCCTGCTGCCGGCCTCGCCCGTCCTCGTCTGA
- a CDS encoding aspartate aminotransferase family protein gives MMTADLEPTLADPFALEDAWTLPTYAKPPVALVRGEGVTVWDTEGNSYLDLYGGHCVALLGHCPPRVVDAIRRQAGELLFYSNAMYSPVRAEAAQKLAALAPDGLGRVFFCNSGTEANETALKLARAFTGRPAIVAMTGGFHGRTLGSLATTWGDHYHAPYRAALPATRFVPFGDADAAEAALASGDVAAVILEPIQSMAGIVEAAPDYYRALRDLCDTHGTLLIFDEVQTGVGRTGQFTYGAHVGVTPDLITLAKSLGAGVPVGATLVHERIAATVQSGDQGTTFGGGMLAMAAVAATLDTLVDEALMPRAEALFARFRDALTALDGVVDVRGRGGLIGVEFDRPAKPVVGALRERGILVGSSNEQHTLRLMPPLVTPFDAADTLASALSDVLA, from the coding sequence ATGATGACCGCCGATCTCGAACCCACCCTCGCCGACCCGTTCGCCCTCGAAGACGCGTGGACGCTCCCGACGTACGCCAAGCCACCCGTCGCGCTCGTCCGCGGCGAGGGCGTGACGGTGTGGGACACGGAGGGGAACAGCTACCTCGACCTCTACGGCGGCCACTGCGTCGCCCTCCTCGGCCACTGCCCGCCGCGCGTCGTCGATGCGATTCGGCGGCAGGCGGGCGAGTTGCTGTTCTACTCGAACGCGATGTACAGCCCCGTCCGCGCCGAGGCCGCCCAGAAGCTCGCCGCGCTCGCGCCCGACGGGCTCGGCCGCGTGTTCTTCTGCAACTCCGGCACCGAGGCGAACGAGACCGCGCTGAAGCTCGCCCGCGCCTTCACCGGCCGGCCCGCCATCGTCGCGATGACGGGCGGCTTCCACGGCCGCACGCTCGGCAGCCTCGCCACGACGTGGGGCGACCACTACCACGCGCCGTACCGCGCCGCCCTCCCCGCGACGCGCTTCGTCCCCTTCGGCGATGCCGACGCGGCCGAGGCCGCGCTCGCATCCGGCGATGTCGCCGCCGTGATCCTCGAACCGATCCAGAGCATGGCCGGGATCGTCGAGGCTGCGCCGGATTACTACCGCGCGCTCCGCGATCTCTGTGACACACACGGGACGCTCCTGATTTTCGACGAGGTGCAGACGGGTGTCGGGCGGACGGGGCAGTTCACGTACGGCGCGCACGTCGGCGTGACGCCGGACCTCATCACGCTCGCGAAGAGCCTCGGCGCGGGCGTGCCCGTCGGCGCCACGCTCGTCCACGAGCGGATCGCAGCGACGGTGCAGTCGGGCGATCAGGGAACGACGTTCGGCGGCGGAATGCTGGCGATGGCCGCCGTCGCGGCCACGCTCGACACGCTCGTCGACGAGGCGTTGATGCCCCGCGCCGAGGCCCTCTTCGCTCGCTTCCGCGATGCGCTCACCGCGCTCGACGGCGTGGTCGATGTACGCGGGCGCGGCGGACTCATCGGCGTCGAGTTCGACCGGCCGGCCAAGCCCGTCGTCGGTGCCCTCCGCGAGCGCGGCATCCTCGTCGGAAGCTCGAACGAGCAGCACACGCTCCGCCTCATGCCGCCGCTCGTCACGCCATTCGACGCAGCCGACACCCTCGCCTCCGCCCTCTCCGACGTGCTCGCCTGA